CGACAAATTGGAAATTTTCCAAGACAACACCGAGCTTACTACGCTTTTGCCCATCATTGGTCTCCCATTGATCGAGCTTCAGACGCCCCTCCACCATGAGTGGACGCCCCTTGCGCATATATTTAGTGATGACTTCGGCTTGCTTTCCAAATGCGTCAATATCCACAAAAGTGGTTTCTTCGCGACGCTCACCGTCTTTGGTCGAATAGACCCGTGAGACGGCCATGCCCAACTTACAAATCGTGTTGCCATTGACCGTGACGCGAGTTTCTGGGTCGCGCGTTAAGTTTCCAAGAAGGATGACTTTATTAAAGGAGGCCATGGCAATCGGTAAGCTACAGAATTAGAGAGCTTCAGTGAAGATACGATTGACCCGCTTATCGAGCTTCAGCTTCTCGTTAAGAGTCGCAGGCACATCGCCCGTCGCTGCAAAGTAGATTTCGACGTAGTGGCCTTGAGTATAGCGGCGGTCTGCAGCGCGTGCAAACTCACGCATACCGAGGTCTTCGCTGTCAGAAGGCTCCGCTCCGATGGACTTGAGGATTTCGTTAAGATCAGCCATCACCTTCGCGGAATCGTCTTCAGATTCGCGTAGGTCGAGGATGAAAGTGGCTTTGTAGTTATTTTTTGTCGTTGCGCTCATGCGATATAGCTTTGCGTTGGTTAATGATGTTCATGGCGGGTTCGATGCCGTCGCTCAAGATCAACTGTATCTGATCCAGATAGATCGAAGTGCGATCCGCCAAAATGTTTTGTTCGTCCTTGGTAAACTGGCCAAGAACGTAATCTGCGAGGTCCATCTCTTTATGCGGCTTAGCACCGATTCCGACACGATAGCGAGCGAAGCCTGACCCGACCTGAGCGAGCAAATCGGCAATACCATTGTGACCGCCAGCACTACCGTTTACACTCAACTTAGTGCGCCCCAAATCCAAGGTGAGATCGTCGTAAACGACGAGCATCGCCTCAGCAGAAAGCTTACGGTAACGTAAGGCAGCTCCCAATGAGCGCCCGCTGGCATTCATAAAAGTCTGCGGCTTGAGCAACATGAGCTTACGCCCCTGATATACGATAACCGCGACTTCAGCTTCAAATCGTGCCTCATGTTTCCACGTCGCGCCGAATTTAGCAGCCAGCGACTCAACAAGGACAAAGCCTATATTGTGCCGGGTGTTGCGGTATTTAGAGCCCGGATTTCCGAGACCGGCAATGACCGCGATGGACATTTGTAAAAGAACGTTTTCAGGCAAGCCGAACAGCTCGCCTGGAATTAAAATTGACGACTAGTCGGAAGACTCAGCTTCGCTGACCTTAGTAGCAGGAACCTCATCGGCAGCCACCGAAGCGTCATCGCTAGTCTCCACAGCAACTGTGGGTGCTTGGCAAGATACGATTACCTGAGCAGGCTCGCCGAGGTATTCGACATCCTCGATAACTGGAAGATCCGCAATATGAATCGCTTCACCCACAGCAAGACCAGAGACATCTGCATTCACGTGATCGGGAAGCTTGGAAGGACGGCAGCGAATTTCGATTTCATGCGACTTGTGATCGATGATACCGCCTTCATTACGAACGCCGACACAATCTTCTTCACCTACAAGATGCACCGGCACCTTCGTTGTAAACGAGTGACCACGCTCAACTTCTTGAAAATCAATGTGAGTCACAGTGCTCTTAACTGCATGATACTGAACATCCTGCACGAGGCAAAGAGCCGACTCACCCTTTTCGTCGGTCAACTCGACGAGTGCCGCACCGCCGCCAATCTCACGATTCAGCGTGCGAAAATCAACCGCAGAAACGGTGATCGAGCGAGCATTACCCTGACCATACAGCGAGGCAGGAATTTTACCCTCCGCACGAAGGCGGCGAGCTACACCGCGACCGGTGTTTTCACGATTGGTAATATTAAGTGTATGTTGCATGTCTGAAATCTGTTGAAAAATGCCGCTTGGGAAACGGCTTGAATCTGAGAAAACCGCGCAGAGTAAAAGAGAGAAAGCGAAAAGCAACCCTAACTTTGTGGATTTTTCAAATCCAGCCAATTCTCCTCAGAGGCCGTGCCCAGATCGCAATGGCAAGGCGGATACATCAACCATAAAAAAATCGCACAGCCGCCAAGCTGCACGATTCGTAATTAACAAGAGCCAGAATCAGCCTACTGCGCGGAAGCGACAATCTCCTGAATGTGCTCCACATACTGCTCCGCTCCGCCACGACGATAGCCCGTCTTCTCAATCAACTTCCCCTCTGGAGAAAGCACCAGGATCGTCGGAAAGCCGCGAATCCCATATTTTTTAGCCAAAGCCTCATTTTGAGCCTTCAATTCTGCCGACTGAGGCTTCGAACGTGGAAAATCAAGCTCCACCAGCACCAGCGCATCTTCCGCATATTGCTTAAAAGCAGCCTGACTAAAGACCTCCTTGTCTAGCTTGATGCACCATCCGCACCAATCAGATCCAGTAAAATCAACCAGCAGAGGCTTATTCTCCGCAACAGCCTTGGCTTTCGCTGCGTCAAAATCAGTCATCCACCCCTCGCCCGCGCTCAGTGATGCTTGCAGACCTAGAAGTGTAAAAAGTGCAGTAATCAGTATTTTTCTCATAATGTAGTATCAATCGTGGTTTGTAGTTTGGATTCGTATTGTAAGATGACAAGGAATCGAAACTATTCCCCACAAATTTACCTTAAATTCCAAGTTTACTAAAATTGCTCACCAATGCTTGAGAATCTATGGAACTGGAATTGCTATTTAGGTTCCAAAGATAAACACAACTACCATGCCACCACTATTAATATACATACTGATACCAATGGTCATAGGCCTTTGGGCTCAAATGAAAGTCAAAAGCGCCTACGGCAAATATAGCCAAGTCCCCTCGCGTGGACGCATCACCGGCCGCGAAGCGGCGCAAGCCGTCATGGCCAGCGCAGGCATCCACGACGTCGAAATTGTCGAGTGCCACGGCACATTGACCGACCATTACGACCCCACTCATAAGCGTCTCGCGCTCAGCCACGACAACTATCGCGGGCACAGCTTAGCCGCGCTGGGGGTCGCCGCCCACGAAGCCGGCCACGCCATCCAGCACAAGCAAGAGTACGCACCACTCAACCTGCGCATGTCGCTGGTGCCGATCACCAACTTTGCCTCGCAAATGCTCCCGATTGCGATGTTCGGCGGCTTCTTCCTCTTCCACAGCCCGATCTTCATCAACCTCGGCATAGCTATCTACATTGTGTTGACGGTCTTTCAACTTGTTACGCTGCCAGTTGAATTCGACGCCAGCAAGCGGGCCAAAGCGCAACTCGTCGGCCTCGGCATCGTTGACCAAGACGAACTGGTGGGGGTCAACAAGACCCTCGACGCCGCCGCCTACACCTACGTGGCTGCCTTTGTCAGCAGCCTGGGCTGGCTACTCTACTTGCTGGCCTCACGGCGCTAGTCCCTCACAGCAATGATTGACCACAGCCCGACTCGCAAGAGTCGGGCTGTTTCATTTCACGAGTTCTTTACTCTTATACAATTGATACCAAGCCCGCAGCGCCTACAATCCCCCATCCAACGATAGATCAAATGCTTGCGAAAACATCCCTCATCAGTATCAGCTTCATTTATGGCACACAATTATCCTTTGCAGCCTACAAAGAGAGTGTCCGCCATACTGAACTCGCAAATGAATTAAGCCTTCGAGGAGTCAACATTCCCACTGGTGCAGGGGTGAGTGTCACACAGGTAGAAGCCCCAGAAGCCACGGACGAGTATGTCCCCAACACAACAAACTCTGAATTCGCGAATGTAACGATCGTCGATGAAACAGGCACAGGGCTCACATCCAGTCACGCCACACAAGTGGGGCTCAATTTATATGGAAGTAGCACCTCCATCTCCCCCGGCATCAGCAATGTCTCCGTCTACAGCGCAAATGACTTTATCAATAGCGGATGGTTCTCCGGAACGCCGACCACTGAAAACAACCCCCTGCAAAACCATAGTTGGGTCTACTGGTCCGCAAGCGATCAGGCTAGCTTACGAATGGACTACGCGGCAAATCGCGACGAATTCCTACCAATCGCAGGGCTTTACAACTCCGATTACGGAGATCAGAACATAGCCTATGACATTCCAGATACTTATGGGAGCATTTATAATGGTATCACTGTAGGCGTCAGCGATGGAACGCATCGCTATGGAGTCACAAGCTATGATGGCATAGGCCGCACAAAACCAGAAATTGTTGCCCCCTCCGCATACACCAGCTACGCCACCCCAATGATCACCTCCGCAGCGGCCTTATTGATCGAATCAGCAAACGAAGACAGCAACGCACTCCAGCCCATCACGCTCAAAGCAATTCTATTGGCCGGAGCCGACAAATCTATTTCAGAAAGCTGGGATCAGACCACCACACGTCCCATCGACGAAGTCTATGGGGCAGGCGAACTCGACATTTACGAAAGCTACTTCATCCAGCAAGCAGGCCAACAGGTAGCTGGCAACAGTATCGACGAACGAGGCTGGAATCTAAGTAGCGTCTCCAGTAACAGCAGCGATATATATAGCATCAATGTCCCGGTGGGCTTTGAACTACGAAACCTCTCCGCGCTGATCACCTGGAACCGAACCGTCACACAAACAGCAAGTAGAAGAGGTCCATCCATTCAATACACATACACCTCCACCCTCGCCAACCTATCACTCTCCCTAACTGGCAACGCCTCGCAGACCAGCGATAGCGCCGTCGACAACATCGAGCACATCTGGCGCGATAGTAGCCATGCCCTTGCAAGCGGCGACTACACACTAACCGTCGCATCGACCAGTTCAACTAGCACCGACTATGCCATCGCTTGGCGCAGTCAACTTTATCAAGACTATAGCTTATGGACCAATGCCTCCTTCACCGAAGCCACTTCCACTGAACTACGCGATGCCGACGACGACCCCGACGGCGATGGTATCGAAAATCTACTCGAACAAGCCTTTGGAGGAGACCCTGAAGTCAACGACATCAGCATCCTACCAATCAGCGAAACCATCGAGGACAACGGTCAACGCTATTTACAGATCAGCTACCGCAAACCTAATTTCGAGAATGCTCTCACCTACACAGTCGAGACCGTGACCGACCTCAACGACACATGGAGCAGTCAGAACAGCGAAGTGGAGCTGATCAGCATCGCCACTGAATCAGGTAACTTTGATCGCTATACCTATCGCCGCGTCGAGCCCATTTCAGCCAGCGACCAAGCCTTCCTTAGAGTTTCCATCACCGAATAGCATTAAGGGCTTGACGCTACGAAATTCAAAAGCATCGTTCGCAATCTTTCATAAGTCGGGCCGTAGCGCAGTCTGGTAGCGCACTTCGCTGGGGGTGAAGGGGTCGCAGGTTCAAATCCTGTCGGCCCGACCATTTGAAATAATATGAGGCTCAGTTCCCCCCAACTGAGCCTTTATTGTGCCTAAATACCAAAGGCCAATGTCGAACCTGCCCATCCAATAGGTTCTGCGCTTTCTTGCAGTAAGCAAGCACCTCTCACGTAGTGGCAAGCTTCCAACTTGCCCCCAACTACAATCAACAAGCTGGAAGCTTATCATTACACTAAACCTTGCCACTTAAACACGGCATCCACAAATGGTAACAGACAACGGCAACGCTACGTAAGGCGAATCGAATTCACAGCTCCCCAGCAGCAACAGCGCTAATAGATTGCTTTAACGAAACTGGAACATGAGGCTAAGCTCCTCCACGACTCGTACGCGGGCATGTATATTGCTACCTCACTTCAATATGTGCATCTTTCTTAAAGTGATCTTCTGCATTCTGCTTTCGCTCTATCTGGGCGCTTGCTCGGGTGAGCGCACGCAGTCAGCAGCGGATACGCAAACGCTGACGATCCATGCAGCCGTGAGCTTGAGCGCGATGGTGCGCGAGTTGGGCGCGCAATTCGCCGAGGATCATGGGCTGACTTTACATTATAATTTTGCCAGTTCCGGGGCCTTGGCACGTCAACTAATCGCCGCCCCCCGGGGCGAGATCTATCTGAGTGCTAACCAACAGTGGATGCAACGCGCACGTGAAGCCCATGCAGTGCAGCCTGCCACGGTGAGCGTCCTATTTGCCAACCAACTGGCCATGGTGGCGCACCCGGAAAATCCGATCCAAGCGATTGACTCGACAGAGATCTGCTCATTGCCACTGACGCAACTCTCGATAGGCGACCCAGACTACGTGCCTGCGGGCTTATATGCCCGCAGCTGGCTACAAAGTCTCCATTGCGGCGATCACAGCGCATGGGATGCCTTTAAAGACAAAGTGATACCTGCCACTGATGCGCATGCGGCTCTTGCCAGAGTGCAGGCCAGCCGTCAGATGGTGGGCATCGTGTATAAGACCGACTACCTGGCACAGGCAGACTCTTTACGATTGATCTACAGCGTGCCTCAGACAGCCACAGCGCCCATTCACTACTACGGGGCGGTCGTTTCCGGAAGCGCACATTCCGATGTCGCCGCCGACTTTCTGGAATACATAGGCTCGGAAGCCAGCCAAGCGATTGTGGAAAAATACGGTTTTACACCTGTCAAAGCCGCAGCTAGGCTGACTCCCTAGGCATCATGTCAACCACTTTGGAAATTATTACAACGACTGTGTTGTGGGCGATCACCGCAACCTGCCTGGTTGCCGCACCGGGTCTGCCCATCGCCTATTTACTGGCACGTCACCAGTTTCCGGGGCATCGTATTCTTTCAACCTTATTAAGTTTACCAATGGTGCTACCTCCGACAGCTGTCGGCTTTTTACTGCTGCAGCTATTGGCCGACCGCGGCCTGCTGGGCAGGGAACAGCTAGGCATCGATCTTGACATCCTCTATACTTGGAAGGCAGTGGTGCTGGCCTGTAGCGTGATGGCCGCGCCATTGGTGATACGGACGGCACGTGTGAGTTTCGAAGAGGTCGACCCGGAGCTTGAACAGATGGCACGCACCTTAGGATACAGCCGTTTGAAAAGTTTCATACGCGTCACCCTGCCCCTAGCTTGG
The nucleotide sequence above comes from Coraliomargarita algicola. Encoded proteins:
- the modB gene encoding molybdate ABC transporter permease subunit, which gives rise to MEIITTTVLWAITATCLVAAPGLPIAYLLARHQFPGHRILSTLLSLPMVLPPTAVGFLLLQLLADRGLLGREQLGIDLDILYTWKAVVLACSVMAAPLVIRTARVSFEEVDPELEQMARTLGYSRLKSFIRVTLPLAWKGLLAAVLLGFTRSLGEFGATVMIAGNIPGKTQTLASAIYSAQQSGKDERALLLVAVALLVGFVAIFLTEICLRPNTKSKGLTR
- a CDS encoding single-stranded DNA-binding protein — translated: MASFNKVILLGNLTRDPETRVTVNGNTICKLGMAVSRVYSTKDGERREETTFVDIDAFGKQAEVITKYMRKGRPLMVEGRLKLDQWETNDGQKRSKLGVVLENFQFVGGRDDNDSSGGSGSGGGYEQSSPPRRESKPAASQDFSAEGDTLDEDVPF
- a CDS encoding 50S ribosomal protein L25, whose amino-acid sequence is MQHTLNITNRENTGRGVARRLRAEGKIPASLYGQGNARSITVSAVDFRTLNREIGGGAALVELTDEKGESALCLVQDVQYHAVKSTVTHIDFQEVERGHSFTTKVPVHLVGEEDCVGVRNEGGIIDHKSHEIEIRCRPSKLPDHVNADVSGLAVGEAIHIADLPVIEDVEYLGEPAQVIVSCQAPTVAVETSDDASVAADEVPATKVSEAESSD
- a CDS encoding thioredoxin family protein translates to MRKILITALFTLLGLQASLSAGEGWMTDFDAAKAKAVAENKPLLVDFTGSDWCGWCIKLDKEVFSQAAFKQYAEDALVLVELDFPRSKPQSAELKAQNEALAKKYGIRGFPTILVLSPEGKLIEKTGYRRGGAEQYVEHIQEIVASAQ
- a CDS encoding zinc metallopeptidase — protein: MVIGLWAQMKVKSAYGKYSQVPSRGRITGREAAQAVMASAGIHDVEIVECHGTLTDHYDPTHKRLALSHDNYRGHSLAALGVAAHEAGHAIQHKQEYAPLNLRMSLVPITNFASQMLPIAMFGGFFLFHSPIFINLGIAIYIVLTVFQLVTLPVEFDASKRAKAQLVGLGIVDQDELVGVNKTLDAAAYTYVAAFVSSLGWLLYLLASRR
- a CDS encoding 30S ribosomal protein S6 is translated as MSATTKNNYKATFILDLRESEDDSAKVMADLNEILKSIGAEPSDSEDLGMREFARAADRRYTQGHYVEIYFAATGDVPATLNEKLKLDKRVNRIFTEAL
- the modA gene encoding molybdate ABC transporter substrate-binding protein, with amino-acid sequence MCIFLKVIFCILLSLYLGACSGERTQSAADTQTLTIHAAVSLSAMVRELGAQFAEDHGLTLHYNFASSGALARQLIAAPRGEIYLSANQQWMQRAREAHAVQPATVSVLFANQLAMVAHPENPIQAIDSTEICSLPLTQLSIGDPDYVPAGLYARSWLQSLHCGDHSAWDAFKDKVIPATDAHAALARVQASRQMVGIVYKTDYLAQADSLRLIYSVPQTATAPIHYYGAVVSGSAHSDVAADFLEYIGSEASQAIVEKYGFTPVKAAARLTP
- the pth gene encoding aminoacyl-tRNA hydrolase, which encodes MSIAVIAGLGNPGSKYRNTRHNIGFVLVESLAAKFGATWKHEARFEAEVAVIVYQGRKLMLLKPQTFMNASGRSLGAALRYRKLSAEAMLVVYDDLTLDLGRTKLSVNGSAGGHNGIADLLAQVGSGFARYRVGIGAKPHKEMDLADYVLGQFTKDEQNILADRTSIYLDQIQLILSDGIEPAMNIINQRKAISHERNDKK